AAGAGGACTGGTGGTGTCAGCTCGGTTTGGGTAAAGACCAAGGCCCTGCTCCTTACAAGAAGCCTCATGATTTGAAGAAGGCGTGGAAAGTCGGCGTTTTGACCGCGGTTATTAAGCATATGTTTCCTGATGTTGGTAAGATCCGTAAGCTTGTGAGGCAGTCCAAATGCTTGCAGGATAAGATGACTGCTAAAGAGAGTGCTACTTGGCTCGCTATTATTAACCAAGAAGAGGCTCTGGCTCGGGAGCTTTATCCTGAGTCCTGCCCTCCTCTTTCTTCTTTATCAGGCGGTGGGAACTGCTCGCTTCTGATGAATGATTGTGGTCAGTACGATGTTGAAGGGTTTGAGAAGGAGACTCGTTATGAAGTGGAAGAGGTCAAGCCTGTGAAGGAAGAAGTCTCATCAGAGTTCATGAGGAAGAGGAAGCCTAACCGAGATTTGAACGCTGTAATGGAGAGAACGGTTTTCACCTGTGAGAATCCTGGGTGTGTCCATAGCGAAATCAGCAGGGGGTTTCTGGATAGGAACTCAAGAGACAACCATCAATTAGGTTGTCCACACCGAGACAGTTGCGTACTTTATGGAGCAGGACCGTCCAGGTTCCATGTCAACGAAGTTAAGCCTGTCGTTGGATTTTCTCAGCCAAGGCCGGTGAACTCGGTGGACCAGCCAATTGACTTAACCGGTATTGGAGTTCCTGAAGATGGGCAGAAGATGATCTCCGAGCTTATGTCTATGTACGACAGGAACGTCCAGAGTAACCAAACTCCTATGGTTATGGAGAATCAAAACGTGTCACTGCTTCAACCAATGGTCCAGAATCAGTTCCAAGGAAACATGGTGGAAGGAGGTTTCTTTGAAGAGTTTAACATCCCAAACAGAGCTAAAAACAACAACAGCAGCAACCAAATGTTTTTCCAAGGGAACAACAATGGGTTCAACTACGACACTGCACACAACAACAACTTTGAAGTTGCGCATAACAACAGTAGCAGCAACAGGTTTCAGGGTGTGTATGATTCTGCACCGTTCGATATGGCCTCATTGGTTTACAGAGATGATATGTCAGTGCCAGGAGTAGTTGGGACGATGGATGGTATGCAACAAAAGCAGCATGATGTTTCCATGTGGTTCTAAGTCTTGGTAGTATCTTCTGGTTATTTTTATCTCTTCTGTTCTTACATTCACTCTACCATGTAGTATTTTTCTGGGGGCGTCTCTTTGTCTAAAACTCTCTGGTACTGTGTGTCTTGGTCTTGGCTGGTGAATCTCTTTCATCATCAGCTTCTTTTAGTTTACGCACCCCCATTCTTAGGGACAAACACAATGTAAGTTCTCATATTATACATATATAACGTGGAATTAATTGTAAGTACTCTCGTTGTTATGTTTTGATCAGCCTTTGTAATTCGATGATTTGAATAATGGTGATGTGTTTCACTTGAACCACTTCGAATCTGGAATTGTGGGCAAAATATTTAATACAGGAAGATGGAAGTACCCGTTATGCTTGATAGCAAACGGGTTTGTTGCAAGTGGCTTGGTGAATAAGCGTTCAAACTCACTCACTCACCTTTTCGGGGACAACTTAACTTATTTGCAAGGTGATCAAAACCGTCTTAACCGATGCTGTTGTATAAACTGGACGGTTCGTGTTAGCCAATACGTCATGTTTTTTCCGCGTCTATTCTACCAGAAATAAGTTCTTTTTTTTTCAATAAGAAAAACAAATACAATAAATAATACACAGAAATGAAAAAAAAAAAGCAAATCTCCAAAATAGCACATTTAGCACATTTCTAAGTTTATATCACAAAAATAGCAAAATGACCAAAATAGCATCTTTCTAAGTTTATCATTTAAAAATTTTAATTTTTTAATTTTTCAAATTTTGAAATCTTATCCCCAAAACTTCATTTCTCAACTCTAAACCCTAAACAAACTCTAAACCCTAAACTTTCGACTCTAAACCCTAAACCCTAAACCCTAAATCCTAAACCCCAGCCTTTAACTCTAAACCCTAAGTTTGTGACTTTTGATAAAACATTAAGTGCTATTTTTGTGACTTTTGACCTTGAGTGCTAGTTTGGGAACAAAAACTTGATTTAGTACTATTTTTATCTTTTTCTCAAAAAAAAAGCTCGGAAGTTAAAAATCGATAAAACATATAAAATTATAAGTTTCATTATATTAAATTATCTTCCGAAAACTATGTGTTCTAAAAGCACGTATCAGAATCTAGTAGTGTATTGAAACTAATTCCAGTAATTGTATAATCTGATTGCTGTTTCTTACTACAATTGATAAGCATTTTGGTAAAACAATATCGAATATAAATAATCAACTGGTTTATATTTTGATTTACCCCTGTTATTAATGACTATGTTAAATATTTGTGTGTTTTAGCTAATTAAAAAATACAGTAGCCACATTTACATGGACTTAGAAGAACACACAAACTTAAAGTGTGCAGTCAAATTTAATTGGTCTAAAATTAGCTGTAAAAGCCGTAAAAACATATGAAATAGGGAGATATATTTGATTATTCAAACCATTCATTATAATGTGAGACTTCTTCCATCTTAACTGCATGGAACTAGTTTGTCTCCTCGCAGAAACAGCCCTAAATTACTCTGAAAATGGAAAGTAACGTTCGCTTTAATGAAACCGACAGAAACATCAAAATAACGTTGCGGCTGGTGGTGTGTGCACAATTAACGTTAACCCTGTTGGCCGACTCATACCACCTCCGGCCTTTGATGGAGCCCATGTTCCTCCTCCGGCTAACCCTAAGGCTTACTTTTATATGACGGTGGACGGCAAACCGGCTGGTATGATCGTGATGGAGCTCTTTGCCGACACGACCCCGCGGACGGCAGAGAATTTCCGCGCCCTCTGTACAGGGGAGAAAGGCATGGGGAAGCTTGGTAAGCTACTCCATTACAAAGGATCAATCATTCACCATGTTGACCCCGGTTATATGATTGCCGGAGGAGATATCATTGACGGAGGGAAAGGAAACGGAGGCGAATGTATCTACGAGAGTAGGTTTTTCGAGGTTGAGAACTTCATCAAGAAGCACACCAGTCCAGGTATCCTCTCCATGTGGAACCGTGGTCGAAACAGCACCGGATCTCAGTTCATGATCCATGCAAAGGCGAATCCGGATCTAGAGGAAGAGTGTGTTGTGTTCGGCCAAGTTGTTCAAGGAATGGATGCGGTCACTGTTAGAAATTAAAGAACACAGTGAAGAACAAGAGAGAGACAGAGATAGAGAGAGAGAGTAAAGAAGCATAATCTTATTCACTTGATTAATTTGCTTATGAGAACATCCCATATATGTAGTGGTTACAAGTATGGTAAATGGTAGATGAGATATGATAAACTAATAATCCATTGTTTTGAGACCTTAACCCACCATGCATGCTTGTCCCTTGTAGTGGCATCTCCATTGTCTTGAGACCTTAACCAATCATGCATGTTTGTCCCTTAGTGGTATCTCTATTGTCTTGAGACCTTAACCCACCATCTTGTTTCTTATTGCTTCATTTTTACACTCCCCCTCAAGCTTGACCATAGGAACTGGTCAAGCTTGGAAACCATGAAGCATTCCCTCATTAAAACCTTTAGCTTGGAAAAACCTCATGGGATAAAAACCAAGCCAAGGAAAAAGAGTAGAACACTTCATGACTAAGAGGATCAGTGTGATGAAAAATCTACGAGTCCTAACTTGGAATGTATGAACTCGCAAACCTTGGTGCTTGCAGCCTTGGTGAAGATNNNNNNNNNNNNNNNNNNNNNNNNNNNNNNNNNNNNNNNNNNNNNNNNNNNNNNNNNNNNNNNNNNNNNNNNNNNNNNNNNNNNNNNNNNNNNNNNNNNNNNNNNNNNNNNNNNNNNNNNNNNNNNNNNNNNNNNNNNNNNNNNNNNNNNNNNNNNNNNNNNNNNNNNNNNNNNNNNNNNNNNNNNNNNNNNNNNNNNNNNNNNNNNNNNNNNNNNNNNNNNNNNNNNNNNNNNNNNNNNNNNNNNNNNNNNNNNNNNNNNNNNNNNNNNNNNNNNNNNNNNNNNNNNNNNNNNNNNNNNNNNNNNNNNNNNNNNNNNNNNNNNNNNNNNNNNNNNNNNNNNNNNNNNNNNNNNNNNNNNNNNNNNNNNNNNNNNNNNNNNNNNNNNNNNNNNNNNNNNNNNNNNNNNNNNNNNNNNNNNNNNNNNNNNNNNNNNNNNNNNNNNNNNNNNNNNNNNNNNNNNNNNNNNNNNNNNNNNNNNNNNNNNNNNNNNNNNNNNNNNNNNNNNNNNNNNNNNNNNNNNNNNNNNNNNNNNNNNNNNNNNNNNNNNNNNNNNNNNNNNNNNNNNNNNNNNNNNNNNNNNNNNNNNNNNNNNNNNNNNNNNNNNNNNNNNNNNNNNNNNNNNNNNNNNNNNNNNNNNNNNNNNNNNNNNNNNNNNNNNNNNNNNNNNNNNNNNNNNNNNNNNNNNNNNNNNNNNNNNNNNNNNNNNNNNNNNNNNNNNNNNNNNNNNNNNNNNNNNNNNNNNNNNNNNNNNNNNNNNNNNNNNNNNNNNNNNNNNNNNNNNNNNNNNNNNNNNNNNNNNNNNNNNNNNNNNNNNNNNNNNNNNNNNNNNNNNNNNNNNNNNNNNNNNNNNNNNNNNNNNNNNNNNNNNNNNNNNNNNNNNNNNNNNNNNNNNNNNNNNNNNNNNNNNNNNNNNNNNNNNNNNNNNNNNNNNNNNNNNNNNNNNNNNNNNNNNNNNNNNNNNNNNNNNNNNNNNNNNNNNNNNNNNNNNNNNNNNNNNNNNNNNNNNNNNNNNNNNNNNNNNNNNNNNNNNNNNNNNNNNNNNNNNNNNNNNNNNNNNNNNNNNNNNNNNNNNNNNNNNNNNNNNNNNNNNNNNNNNNNNNNNNNNNNNNNNNNNNNNNNNNNNNNNNNNNNNNNNNNNNNNNNNNNNNNNNNNNNNNNNNNNNNNNNNNNNNNNNNNNNNNNNNNNNNNNNNNNNNNNNNNNNNNNNNNNNNNNNNNNNNNNNNNNNNNNNNNNNNNNNNNNNNNNNNNNNNNNNNNNNNNNNNNNNNNNNNNNNNNNNNNNNNNNNCACTCTTGGCTTCAAGCTTGTTTCTCTGTTCCCCTGGTATCAAGACATAGCACACACACCCAAAAACACGCAAGTGATCAATTGGAGGTTTTATTTTGTTTAATACCTGAAAGGGAGAGATATCTTGGAGGACTTTGGTGGGGATCCTGTTGATCAAATAACATGCTGAGACCACAGCATCTCCCCAGAACCTCTTTGGAACATTGGTATGGAACATCATGCTCCTTGCAACCTCCATAAGATGGCGATTCTTCCTTTCAGCAATTTCATTCTGTTGTGGTGTGTATGGCCAACTTGTTTGATGGATTATGCCATGTTTTGCTAAGTGATGTTTGAAAGTGGTGCTTGTGTATTCCCCGCCATTATCAGACCTAAAAATTTTGATCTTAGAATTGAAATGGTTAGATACATAGTTTTGGAAGTTAATAAAAGCTTCTAAAACTCTATCTTTAGTTTGAATCAAGGTGANNNNNNNNNNNNNNNNNNNNNNNNNNNNNNNNNNNNNNNNNNNNNNNNNNNNNNNNNNNNNNNNNNNNNNNNNNNNNNNNNNNNNNNNNNNNNNNNNNNNNNNNNNNNNNNNNNNNNNNNNNNNNNNNNNNNNNNNNNNNNNNNNNNNNNNNNNNNNNNNNNNNNNNNNNNNNNNNNNNNNNNNNNNNNNNNNNNNNNNNNNNNNNNNNNNNNNNNNNNNNNNNNNNNNNNNNNNNNNNNNNNNNNNNNNNNNNNNNNNNNNNNNNNNNNNNNNNNNNNNNNNNNNNNNNNNNNNNNNNNNNNNNNNNNNNNNNNNNNNNNNNNNNNNNNNNNNNNNNNNNNNNNNNNNNNNNNNNNNNNNNNNNNNNNNNNNNNNNNNNNNNNNNNNNNNNNNNNNNNNNNNNNNNNNNNNNNNNNNNNNNNNNNNNNNNNNNNNNNNNNNNNNNNNNNNNNNNNNNNNNNNNNNNNNNNNNNNNNNNNNNNNNNNNNNNNNNNNNNNNNNNNNNNNNNNNNNNNNNNNNNNNNNNNNNNNNNNNNNNNNNNNNNNNNNNNNNNNNNNNNNNNNNNNNAATAACATGCTGAGACCACAGCATCTCCCCAGAACCTCTTTGGAACATTGGTATGGAACATCATGCTCCTTGCAACCTCCATAAGATGGCGATTCTTCCTTTCAGCAATTTCATTCTGTTGTGGTGTGTATGGCCAACTTGTTTGATGGATTATGCCATGTTTTGCTAAGTGATGTTTGAAAGTGGTGCTTGTGTATTCCCCGCCATTATCAGACCTAAAAATTTTGATCTTAGAATTGAAATGGTTAGATACATAGTTTTGGAAGTTAATAAAAGCTTCTAAAACTCTATCTTTAGTTTGAATCAAGGTGATCCATGTATATTTTGATTTTTCATCTATGAATGTAACAAAATATTTATGGTTCTCCCTAGACACACAAGGTGCTGTCCAAACATCAGAGTGCACAAGATCAAAGCAATTTTCATAAATAGTCTTAGAATTAAGGAAAACAGATCTCTGATGTTTACCAAGAATACAAGCCTCACAACTTCCATTCTTTAAAGATAGATTAGGTAACATCAATCCTAATGCACGAGAATGAGGATGACCTAATCTAGCATGCCATAAAACATCACTAGCTAACACAGAAGCAGAATTGAAAGCACAAGATAAATCTGAAAGCTTGGTGTTTTCAAGCAAGTAAAGCTCTCCCTTGCTCACACCCTTTCCCAGCATCTTCCTGGTCTTAATATCCTGAAAGCACACATCATTAGGACTGAAAATAACATTACAATTTAAATCATTGGTTGCTCTCTTGACAGATAATAAGTTGGATGTGAAAGTAGACATATAAAAAGCTTGAGTCTCCTTATCAAACAGTTTCAAGTTTCCTACTCCTTCAATTGGAATTCTATCACCATTAGCAATCACTACACTCCCTAGAGCAGGTTTAACATCACTAATCAGTCTAGCATCCCTAATCATATGATGAGAAGCTCCAGAATCAATGATCAAAGGTCTAGTAGTATGTGAAGCACTGTGAATAGAATTTAAAGCATTGACACTGATGTTACCAGAGTTTGCATTGATAGCCTTGATAAGCGCTTCAATGTCTGACTTGCGGATGAAGGCATCATCAGGGGATGGCTGAGACATGGCATGGGATGTGGATCCACCAGTGTGGGTGGTTGAGATCATAGCTCTTCCATCTTCTCCTATGTGCATGGAGCCTGATACTGTGGTTTCATGAGCTCTTGCTTCATGTGCTTTGGCCTGGTTGTATCTGTTGGTTGAAGCAGGTCTGAGGTGAGGATGGAGGATCCAACAATTGGTTTTGGAGTGGCCTAGATTCTTGCAGTGCTCACAAGTCACAGACTTGTCTCCTCCTCTTCTTGATTTGAAGTGTGCTTTGTTGCCAGAAGCACTCTCCATCTTCTCAGCTTTGTTTGCCATAGACAGCTCCTCTTTTCCACCAAAGAGACCATCTGAGCCTAGCTCCTTCCAAAGTTGAGCACACACATCATCATAGCTTGGAAGCTCTTTAGCTCTCAATATGTGTTTAAGTACATCATTGAAGCTTGGGTTGAGTGTGAGAAGCAATCCAAAGACCTTGTCTTGCTCACGCCTCTCTTCTAGTGTACTAGGATCAGTGGTACTTGGTCTCAGCATCTCAAGTTCAGACCACAGCTGGCTGTACTTCCCAAGGTGCTTGGTGAAGTCCATCTCCTCTTGCTGTAAGTTGTTGATTGCCCTCTTAACCTCAAAAATTCTGGTGAGGTTTGAAGTGTTGCCATATACCTTGTGTAAGGTATCCCATAGCTTCTTTGCAGTCTCACAATGTGAGTAAGACTCCATGATAGGAGTATCAAGTGAGCCTTGCAAGATAGACAGCACCATGAGATCCTCCTGACCCCATTTGNNNNNNNNNNNNNNNNNNNNNNNNNNNNNNNNNNNNNNNNNNNNNNNNNNNNNNNNNNNNNNNNNNNNNNNNNNNNNNNNNNNNNNNNNNNNNNNNNNNNNNNNNNNNNNNNNNNNNNNNNNNNNNNNNNNNNNNNNNNNNNNNNNNNNNNNNNNNNNNNNNNNNNNNNNNNNNNNNNNNNNNNNNNNNNNNNNNNNNNNNNNNNNNNNNNNNNNNNNNNNNNNNNNNNNNNNNNNNNNNNNNNNNNNNNNNNNNNNNNNNNNNNNNNNNNNNNNNNNNNNNNNNNNNNNNNNNNNNNNNNNNNNNNNNNNNNNNNNNNNNNNNNNNNNNNNNNNNNNNNNNNNNNNNNNNNNNNNNNNNNNNNNNNNNNNNNNNNNNNNNNNNNNNNNNNNNNNNNNNNNNNNNNNNNNNNNNNNNNNNNNNNNNNNNNNNNNNNNNNNNNNNNNNNNNNNNNNNNNNNNNNNNNNNNNNNNNNNNNNNNNNNAGAGAGAGAGAGAGAGAGAGAGAGAGACAGAGAGACAGAGAGAGAGAGAGAGAGAGAGAGAGAGAGAGAGAGAGAGAAAAGAAGCATAATCTTATTCACTTGATTAATTTGCTTATGAGAACATCTCATATATATAGTGGTTACAAGTATGGTAAATGGTAGATGAGATATGATAAACTAATAATCCATTGTTTTGAGACCTTAACCCACCATGCATGCTTGTCCCTTGTAGTGGCATCTCCATTGTCTTGAGACCTTAACCCACCATCTTGTTTCTTATTGCCTCATTTTTACAGTCACGAGCATTATGGATTTGAGCACAAATTCTTCAATACCCGTTGCGGTGATCTCCAACTGCGGTCAAATTTCATAGATATCTGAGAGGTTTTCATCTTACAACTTTATGATGTGTTTATGTTCGAATTTGAGTTTGTATGGGCTAGGTACCATTGAATAACGATAAAGCATGAATAGTGATAAAGTTGGAGCCAACATTGTTGCCGGCTAAATTGGAACCCCGTTAGTGATTGTCCGTAGTACCTGGTTTCAATAAGCGGCAATCATCTGAGTGACAATTCATAACGAGCTTTATCTGGAAATTTTTATCTAACTCTTTCCTATTTCAAACCAAAGCTTTCCAATTTCAATCCAATCAAAAAGCGCACCGGTCCAGGTATCCTCTCCATGTGTAACCATGGTACATACATCAAAAAGCGCACCGGTTCATGGTCTTCATGAGGGAGCTCTCAGAATTCGACGACCAGTGCGTCGTGTTTGGCTAAGTTGTCGAAGGGTTGGATGTGATCATTAGCATTATGGAAGAGGTTAGGTGTAGCATCCCCGTCCCGCAGTCTAAACTGGATCAATCTAAGGCCGGACTGATCAGACGGGACAGACATGTTGGACATGTCATCTGGATGGTACTGGTCAGATTAAGACGATAATGTCTGTCCGAACATATCAGTTGAGCTTGTCGAACTAAGCTGGACAGATTCAGACAAGGCAGCTTGGCTTGTCATTCGAGATCAATTAGTCAATGTGTGGACTGACTGGTGTACATTCTGACGGGAACGGATACTGAGCTTAACATGAACTGATTAGCCAAGGAAAATGGCGGGAACGGTCACTAAGTTACCGGAACAGTTACAAGACGGTTCCGGGTGGTTACTGGACTGCTTAACTGACTGGGACGGTTTACGGACAGTTGAGTTCTGGTACTGCTAAGGCGGTTATATAGAGTATTTGGAACTACCAGGAGTTACTGGGGAAACCGTCAAGGACGGTTACAGACTGATAAGAAACCGCCCGAGAGCATTTACTGATTGGATGGGTGTGGAACGTGATACTGGCGGTTAGGGCTCGGATCGAGTCTTAGCGTTCTGTACCGGCTATGGTATAGGCCGAATCTTGATGGATTGGTGTTGACTGAACCGAGACTTGTACTGGGTGGATGCGTGTTGTTACTGACTAAATATGGGACTGTGGAGCCGAGTATGTACTGTCTGATCAAGTTATGATCAACGATTGGTTTTGGGGCGCTAAGCATGACTAGCGTACTGTCTGTTCTGGATGTCTGGTTGGAGACCAAGCCGTCTCTCTTTGTTTACTTGGGTCACGTGGGGATGGTTGGCTGAGTGACTAAGGAACAAGGGGATTCGGTTAAGTATCTGATCGAGCTGGCTGGATAAGACGGATGGGAAGCAGGAAGACAACAAGGAAGGAGTGTATGGATGGATTATCAGAAAACAAAGCACCAAGGCAGTAAGATACATGTTTATTATGCTGTGATTACTAGTAGACTGCTAAGTTGCTGGATTAGACTTAGCGAACCCTGTGTACTGAACTGAACCTTTTAGAGAAAAGCTGGTTAAAAATCGTAAGTAAAGGGAATATTTCGTAAAAGGCTAGTTTGGATCGGGGCAAGCGAACTGAGGACGAACCAGCGGTAAGGGAAACCGGGTCGGGGCCTTTCAAGTGGTATCAGAGCGATTACGGTTCTAGGACAGAGTTTGAAGGATGATACAAGATTTGTCTAGACCAAACGGATGCGGAAACTGCTAAGGGTGAGCATTGGAGAACTGACGAGAGACTTGATCTTGGGAGTGATCAAGTCGGACTTACACTTTGTATGGGCAAATGTAAGTTAGAAGTCTTTCTGGAAAGAAACCGGAGATAAGATCATTGATGAATGATTGGATTGGTTGAATGAAGTCTGAGTTAAGATCATTTGGAGAATGATCGGATTGCTTAAGGTGTTCTGGATTACTCAAGAGAATTATCCAATAAATTTTTCTAAGTGTTGGAAACAACCGAGAGGTTTATTTAAGTCAATGGATCTGGATTCTGAAGTCAAGAAACGGGAAAGATTGACGAAGTGTATTCTAAAGCTTAAGAATAATCAGCTGACTGGAGTTAGGATTGAATCAAGTGGCTCGAGGAAGCCAAGGATGCTTCAGAAAAATCTAAGTAAGACAAGGATCTGTCAAGGACAATGATGTCGGATATGGAACCAAGGAGCTGATGAGTTTAACTCTGTATGGACAAGACGTCCATAACTGAATTTGGAAAGAAGACTTCAGCGGAAAGGTTCAAGGCAGAATAGCCGAGTGGATGAGCTGATTGTTGTAAACGGAAACAAAGTTGGACAGGTGGTCCGAGGATTGAGATGGAATCTCAATGAACTGGCTGAGGCGATAGATGGATTGCTAAGAGATAACCTGAAAGAGTCAGGGAATCGGAAAAACTGAATTAGACAAGTCGTCCATGAAAGAGCCTAAGGACTAATGGCTAAGGCACTGATGCTGGAATGTGAAGTACAGAGACTTACATTCGAATGGAATATCTGCTGAGAAAGCTTAGACGGATCCTAAGATTTTCAAGGTAATGGACAAGCTGGTCCGGGAAAATGGAACTGGAAGTTTCATAAAAAGATTCTGGAAAAATCTGAGTCAGACTGACACATAGCAAGTGGCAATTGTAAGCAAATTTGGATAAAGAGAAATAGACAATGGAATTGTCAAGGCTGACTAAGCTTGATTGTCTTAGTAGGTTTGTGCGGTCCGAGAGTTGAGATCATCGGAACAAGAGATTGGAAGTCAGGTGTACTTGCCAAAACTTGTTAAATGATCAAGAAACTACTCGGAGGTACAAGATGCTATAGATGATGAGTTGTGGTCAGAGTTTCAAAAGTAGTAAATGATCGGATCCTATCATGAGCGTCTAGATCAGACAAGGTACTTAGGGGCTGTGATGCTTGCTAAGGCTTGCTGGATTTTGGATGACGGCTCGATGATGTGGGATGATCATTTGAGTTTAGATTATCAATTCCTTTCATGCGAGAG
This sequence is a window from Brassica oleracea var. oleracea cultivar TO1000 chromosome C1, BOL, whole genome shotgun sequence. Protein-coding genes within it:
- the LOC106314872 gene encoding peptidyl-prolyl cis-trans isomerase CYP19-1-like, with the protein product MGKKGKPLHYKGSIIHHMCPDYMIGGGDFTDERKGCGGESIYGGRFFEDENFIKKHTGPGILSMNNRGPDTNQSQFMICLTENWELDEVHVVLTVFGQVVEGLDVVWITNPKAYFYMTVDGKPAGMIVMELFADTTPRTAENFRALCTGEKGMGKLGKLLHYKGSIIHHVDPGYMIAGGDIIDGGKGNGGECIYESRFFEVENFIKKHTSPGILSMWNRGRNSTGSQFRFMVFMRELSEFDDQCVVFG
- the LOC106314846 gene encoding protein ETHYLENE INSENSITIVE 3-like; the protein is MMFNEMGMLGGNVDFYSCSSLGELDLCPAPQPELDSIVEDDYTDDDEIDVDELERRMWRDKMRLKRLKEQQQDNKSSKQGVDYDSAKQRQSQEQARRKKMSRAQDGILKYMLKMMEVCKAQGFVYGIIPENGKPVTGASDNLREWWKDKVRFDRNGPAAIAKYQAENNVPGVCESNGLIGPTPHTLQELQDTTLGSLLSALMQHCDPPQRRFPLEKGVPPPWWPSGKEDWWCQLGLGKDQGPAPYKKPHDLKKAWKVGVLTAVIKHMFPDVGKIRKLVRQSKCLQDKMTAKESATWLAIINQEEALARELYPESCPPLSSLSGGGNCSLLMNDCGQYDVEGFEKETRYEVEEVKPVKEEVSSEFMRKRKPNRDLNAVMERTVFTCENPGCVHSEISRGFLDRNSRDNHQLGCPHRDSCVLYGAGPSRFHVNEVKPVVGFSQPRPVNSVDQPIDLTGIGVPEDGQKMISELMSMYDRNVQSNQTPMVMENQNVSLLQPMVQNQFQGNMVEGGFFEEFNIPNRAKNNNSSNQMFFQGNNNGFNYDTAHNNNFEVAHNNSSSNRFQGVYDSAPFDMASLVYRDDMSVPGVVGTMDGMQQKQHDVSMWF